One Solanum lycopersicum chromosome 4, SLM_r2.1 DNA window includes the following coding sequences:
- the LOC101254993 gene encoding uncharacterized protein: MATTEQPLKKRKLYEPPPPLPQSPPPPPPPQPPPPLPQQHSALTFQQSNAAPPLSQDEIHRRRRNQEEIRNAYECYKRIKFCISQTDDRLMAELEQAYLSLLTASRGCTSVQRLVADFIPRFASYCPTALEAAVKVVINMHNWKLALIGKGEDTDGVAFDTAKVCIFGLADICRSAAAEAPTSSVIRGICTTVFRDALTFFISCFEGKDVLEIADKEYFGIQDAHLFSEYQQKILNKEQPVLLKLSEFRVLCFLRIFFTCPKNSIATCFELIGSTGSEESKREGYYLLRQLTNRLDDAVGHPRNGGNSPVISSPKATETSSKSKEVDDGVATCGKQGSDNRSLVSMNCLLRLVIEKDHSLKSWIYSRFKKLSESASSQVVSDISAVLEGVLQSFLNEVKAEKPHDAGDEDGFDTAKYVSEYLCHELSAQKVTHEVSRSPAVPLGSTHRSSMSSNTNSGERRSVVFDSKESGDFTNTRPSVHMEVYNQQILSPISRTPSNLRNSSSDGGHHVMMENHRIINVDRPLPASRSAGGNSCSMESPMQRLPLSHSSTNQGIWYSDGDSAAADIFFASKQLWLGSLGPDASEVLVRHKFEMFGPVNQFVFFAFKGFALVEYQNIMDAVRAREIMQGNSLWGAGLRIKFMDKGLGTKGTINSASVGSSCYIYVGSVQSRWMKDDVVHELRKALQKGPRMVTDLGSEGALLMEFNTPEEATIAMNHLRHWRKVRSDCIQPPYLGPTNASMHTEGIRPSSTSVYVGTGSNFCVNSTVGPSHFKNMLENHSDSHVPRISRLSSLLSQLSAKYNVKYDPGYNSHHMPGSCETGFFGGDTKQTNTLRISIPNGSSLFITEDELLAICNLAIDNKGSIIRLMRENMPMGSCWLVECSSMDSAYTLLKNLRDCPGLFFQIEFSHSGQHHVHVPVKNEGSIQELTSPRLNPEQGSMSHAGYAFQSNWPHVASRGMPEVGSGKTEMMIPIPSPRGNHIFSGSANDMWMHRKSEAEIHSRPAIVACNPTPPQAPPRALQPLQGPPTVPLPVQVLPAAAPQLIQGPLIAPPHQAQPPPFVRPMYFPPSGWDSRGLNHNLPPNPIPSGAMPTNLHHCSVASPFIPVSVTPLSQIQGTSMPPFDHMYAVPVVRPPVTSLPPQPPPQLDSLPPLPPPVLQPPLPSSPPPPPYPDPPNIPPPPSSPPPPPPPPLSEPSNSGSSSQYLECRWQGSLSKSGVHYCTIYAQRVESDICRYPNASAEPTEWPVKLDMTKRTDFRHVKSTFCSTPPHKKEICWLLPSSPMDHKGFQDFVSYLKQRECAGVIKIPAVNSMWARLLFILPQSSDTCSMLSVAPNPSLCLLGLVVPKETNSEWV, translated from the exons GTTGCACAAGTGTACAACGTCTAGTGGCTGATTTTATTCCTCGATTTGCTTCGTATTGTCCCACTGCTCTTGAAGCTGCAGTGAAAGTTGTTATCAATATGCATAATTGGAAGTTAGCTTTGATTGGTAAAGGAGAAGATACAGACGGTGTTGCATTTGACACTGCTAAGGTGTGCATTTTTGGTCTAGCTGATATTTGTCGAAGTGCTGCTGCTGAGGCACCAACATCGTCAGTTATTCGAGGAATTTGCACCACAGTTTTTCGTGATGCACTCACCTTCTTTATATCATGTTTTGAAGGGAAGGATGTTCTCGAGATTGCTGACAAGGAATATTTTGGTATTCAGGATGCTCATTTATTCTCTGAGTACCAACAAAAGATTTTAAACAAGGAACAACCGGTACTGCTCAAGCTATCTGAGTTCCGAGTACTTTGTTTCCTCAGAATTTTCTTTACTTGCCCCAAAAATTCAATTGCAACTTGTTTTGAGCTCATCGGTTCTACTGGATCGGAGGAATCTAAGCGGGAAGGATATTACTTACTTCGTCAGTTAACTAACAGGCTTGATGATGCTGTTGGTCATCCTAGGAATGGAGGAAATAGTCCTGTGATATCATCACCGAAGGCCACAGAAACAAGTAGCAAAAGTAAGGAAGTGGATGATGGCGTTGCAACATGTGGCAAACAAGGCTCAGACAATCGCTCCCTTGTTTCGATGAACTGCTTATTACGACTG GTTATAGAGAAAGATCATTCTCTGAAGAGTTGGATTTACTCAAGGTTTAAGAAATTAAGTGAATCAGCTTCCTCTCAAGTCGTTTCAGATATTTCCGCAGTTCTTGAAGGCGTATTGCAGTCTTTCTTGAATGAAGTGAAGGCAGAAAAACCTCATGATgctggtgatgaggatggttttGATACTGCAAAGTATGTTAGTGAGTACTTGTGTCATGAGCTATCTGCTCAAAAAGTAACTCATGAAGTTTCTAGAAGCCCAGCAGTTCCTCTGGGATCAACTCACCGCTCCAGTATGAGTTCAAATACTAATAGTGGTGAGCGTAGGTCTGTAGTTTTTGACTCTAAAGAGTCCGGAGATTTTACGAATACTAGGCCTTCTGTGCACATGGAGGTCTATAACCAGCAGATTCTTTCACCTATTTCTAGAACACCATCGAATTTGAGAAACAGTTCATCTGATGGAGGACACCATGTCATGATGGAGAACCACCGAATTATTAATGTGGACCGTCCTCTACCAGCCTCAAGATCAGCAGGAGGTAATAGCTGTTCCATGGAGTCACCTATGCAGCGGTTACCACTGTCTCATTCTTCCACAAATCAAGGGATTTGGTACTCTGATGGAGACTCAGCTGCAGCAGACATCTTTTTCGCTTCAAAACAGCTATGGTTGGGGTCTTTAGGCCCTGATGCATCTGAAGTTCTTGTCAGACATAAGTTTGAAATGTTTGGTCCAGTAAATCAATTTGTATTCTTTGCATTCAAAGGTTTTGCTTTGGTTGAATACCAAAACATTATGGATGCGGTGAGGGCCAGGGAAATCATGCAGGGAAATTCTCTTTGGGGTGCTGGTCTTCGAATAAAATTCATGGATAAAGGATTAGGTACCAAGGGGACTATAAATAGTGCCAGTGTTGGTTCTAGTTGCTATATTTATGTTGGAAGTGTTCAGAGCCGCTGGATGAAGGATGATGTCGTGCATGAGCTGAGAAAAGCTCTTCAAAAAGGTCCTCGGATGGTAACTGATCTAGGCAGTGAAGGAGCATTGCTGATGGAGTTCAACACACCTGAGGAGGCCACAATTGCCATGAATCATCTAAGGCACTGGCGTAAGGTAAGGAGTGACTGCATTCAGCCCCCATACTTAGGTCCGACTAATGCTTCCATGCATACTGAAGGTATAAGACCTAGCTCTACGTCTGTTTATGTTGGTACGGGAAGCAATTTTTGTGTGAATAGTACTGTTGGGCCATCTCACTTCAAGAACATGCTTGAGAACCATTCTGACAGTCACGTTCCAAGAATATCACGTCTATCTTCATTGCTTTCACAGTTGAGTGCCAAATATAATGTCAAATATGATCCTGGCTATAATAGTCATCATATGCCGGGGAGTTGTGAAACTGGATTCTTTGGAGGAGATACAAAGCAGACAAATACACTAAGGATTAGCATTCCGAATGGTAGCTCCTTGTTTATCACAGAAGATGAGCTTTTGGCTATTTGTAATCTTGCCATTGACAACAAAGGTTCTATCATCAGGTTAATGAGAGAAAATATGCCTATGGGTTCTTGTTGGCTAGTTGAATGCAGCAGCATGGATTCTGCATATACTCTCCTGAAGAACCTTCGTGATTGTCCTGGGTTGTTCTTCCAGATAGAATTCAG TCACTCTGGGCAGCATCATGTTCATGTTCCTGTAAAAAATGAAGGTAGTATTCAGGAGCTCACATCACCCAGACTAAATCCAGAACAAGGTAGCATGTCTCATGCTGGATATGCATTTCAGTCTAACTGGCCACATGTAGCAAGCAGAGGGATGCCCGAAGTTGGTTCTGGAAAAACCGAGATGATGATTCCAATTCCATCCCCGAGAG GTAATCATATATTTTCTGGTTCTGCTAATGACATGTGGATGCACAGGAAATCTGAAGCAGAGATACATTCTAGACCGGCAATCGTTGCTTGCAATCCTACACCTCCTCAAGCACCTCCTAGAGCACTACAGCCTCTTCAAGGACCTCCTACTGTGCCACTGCCTGTTCAAGTACTTCCTGCTGCAGCACCACAGCTAATTCAAGGACCTCTTATTGCACCACCACATCAAGCACAACCTCCGCCCTTTGTGCGCCCAATGTATTTTCCTCCAAGTGGGTGGGATTCACGTGGTTTGAATCATAACTTGCCCCCAAATCCAATTCCATCTGGTGCAATGCCTACTAATCTTCATCATTGTTCAGTTGCATCACCATTTATACCTGTTTCTGTGACTCCACTGTCGCAAATACAAGGCACCTCCATGCCACCATTTGATCATATGTATGCTGTGCCTGTTGTTCGACCACCAGTGACGTCTTTACCACCACAACCACCACCTCAGCTTGACTCATTACCCCCATTACCTCCACCTGTCTTGCAGCCTCCGTTACCTTCATCCCCACCCCCACCACCTTACCCTGACCCACCTAATATTCCTCCTCCACCTAGTTCCCCACCTCCTCCTCCCCCGCCTCCATTATCTGAACCTTCAAATTCAGGAAGTTCTAGTCAATATTTGGAATGTCGTTGGCAGGGATCCTTGAGTAAAAGTGGAGTTCATTACTGCACGATTTATGCCCAAAGAGTAGAGTCAGATATTTGCAGGTATCCAAATGCCAGTGCTGAGCCGACAGA ATGGCCAGTGAAGTTGGATATGACCAAACGTACTGATTTTCGGCATGTCAAATCAACATTTTGTAGTACACCACCCCACAAA AAGGAGATATGCTGGTTGCTACCTTCTTCTCCAATGGACCATAAGGGC TTTCAAGATTTTGTATCATACTTGAAGCAGAGGGAATGTGCTGGTGTAATTAAAATCCCAGCTGTAAACTCAATGTGGGCAAGGCTTCTCTTCATCCTTCCACAGTCATCTGATACCTGCTCTATGCTCTCTGTTGCACCTAATCCTTCTCTTTGTCTACTTGGTCTGGTGGTGCCCAAAGAGACAAACTCTGAATGGGTGTGA